In Kitasatospora sp. NA04385, a single genomic region encodes these proteins:
- a CDS encoding aromatase/cyclase: MSDTLQQYRTLHSTAVDAPAETVYRIVADVTTWPQYFAPNVHVEHLEQTAGSERIRIWATANGEVKSWVSRRELDAENLKVTFRQEVSQAPVASMGGTWLVTPVDEGHSLLELHHDFTAVDDLPENVAWINAALDRNSESELAGIRQIAELGAELDELVFSFDDTVHVAGAGADVFDFLNRADLWPERLPHVAALDLQEDVPGVQVMAMDTSTADGSVHTTKSIRVVFGEDRIVYKQIAVPALMTAHTGRWTIVPVEGGVDVTSRHTVTLKPSAIERILGEGKTVADARAYVHRALSTNSTTTLKHAAAFAEARRG; this comes from the coding sequence ATGTCCGACACCCTGCAGCAGTACCGCACCCTGCACAGCACCGCCGTCGACGCCCCCGCCGAGACGGTCTACCGGATCGTCGCGGACGTCACCACCTGGCCGCAGTACTTCGCGCCCAACGTGCACGTCGAGCACCTGGAGCAGACCGCCGGCAGCGAGCGGATCCGGATCTGGGCGACCGCCAACGGCGAGGTCAAGAGCTGGGTCTCGCGCCGCGAACTGGACGCCGAGAACCTCAAGGTGACCTTCCGCCAGGAGGTGTCCCAGGCGCCGGTGGCCTCGATGGGCGGCACCTGGCTGGTCACCCCGGTCGACGAGGGCCACTCCCTGCTGGAGCTCCACCACGACTTCACCGCGGTCGACGACCTGCCGGAGAACGTCGCCTGGATCAACGCCGCGCTGGACCGCAACAGCGAGTCCGAGCTGGCCGGCATCCGGCAGATCGCCGAACTGGGCGCCGAGCTCGACGAGCTGGTCTTCAGCTTCGACGACACCGTGCACGTGGCCGGCGCCGGCGCGGACGTCTTCGACTTCCTCAACCGGGCCGACCTGTGGCCCGAGCGCCTGCCGCACGTCGCCGCGCTCGACCTCCAGGAGGACGTCCCCGGCGTCCAGGTGATGGCGATGGACACCAGCACCGCCGACGGCTCGGTGCACACCACCAAGTCGATCCGGGTGGTGTTCGGCGAGGACCGCATCGTCTACAAGCAGATCGCCGTGCCCGCGCTGATGACCGCGCACACCGGCCGCTGGACCATCGTCCCGGTCGAGGGCGGCGTCGACGTCACCTCCCGGCACACCGTCACCCTCAAGCCGTCCGCGATCGAGCGGATCCTCGGCGAGGGCAAGACCGTCGCCGACGCCCGCGCCTACGTGCACCGGGCGCTGAGCACCAACAGCACCACCACGCTCAAGCACGCGGCGGCCTTCGCGGAGGCCCGCCGTGGCTGA